One genomic segment of Catalinimonas alkaloidigena includes these proteins:
- a CDS encoding SusC/RagA family TonB-linked outer membrane protein yields MKLFLRTCSGFLLVGIAICVLTNRQANAQTLATSDLLIRTDSHQQKAELYQAQAQELSLVLSKLAERFDTEFNYDSETVRNKKVTEKIAKAIEERKDLESSLQFLLTPLGLDFRKFQDASYAIYPQEKRQKVQKIEQKRSNLNLSDRQTYGQDKEQAGLLALAGKAPSPDLYSQVLEQNIAGTVTDGENGQPLPGVNVLAKGTTVGTVTDVDGNYRLTVSDDVSILVFSSIGYESEEVTIGGRNTINLTLMPDIQSLSEVVVVGYGTQKKSDLTGAISSISSESLAETPASNVLEQSQGRLAGVDIVKSNGSPGSDVRIRVRGNRSINASNEPLYVIDGIPTTAGINNFNPNDIASMEVLKDASAVAIYGSRGANGVVLITTKKGQAGKAVVSYDGYYGVKQPIENLNLMNARQFTEYSRISRGIDPNDASQDGTFFSDVEIENLQNGVDTDWLGLVLQDGTQQDHQVSVSGGSENITYYLSGSYYDEEGIIQNSDFNRYAFRANIEANLSEKLKIGLSSTVARNLRNQMSSAPYNAALSFSPLIEPYGEDGEFDPYPNPREGLLAHPLLNYQPLQYVDETKSYRVFANIYAEYEILEGLSYRLNYGPDYRSERRGRYNGSLGGSINTASVNNETNFAYTLENILSYDKQFGEHALNVVGLFSVQENEFETSQAAAQDLPIEKSEFRDLGSAATITGINSSLGNWGLLSYMGRVNYRFKDKYLFTLTGRADGSSRLAEGNKWAFFPAVSAGWIISEEDFLSVPSVSFLKLRAGYGEVGNTSIDPFQTLGGLERTIYAFGENQGFGYGQNLISNPDLGWEISKKNTTNLGLDYGLLEDRITGSIEYYITNTENLLLERLIPITSGFSSILQNIGATRNSGWEFNLNANVINSNKGFRWDVNLNAFSNNEEIVELFDGQNDDVGNRWFIGEPINVFYSFKQSGIWQSDEAVEAEEQGQFPGDIKIADVNGRDENGELTDQPDGTINADDRTILGSDVPDWSGGITNRLSYKGFDLSFLIYARQGQWLRSDYHNLGGNNWQGRYNSLNLDYWTVNNPTNAFPLPDAGEAPLYSDAVRYFDGSFVKIKNITLGYNFQNELISRVGLSSLRLYTTVNNAITLSEYDWVDPETSNGIVGAGSPLTTATYIFGINLKF; encoded by the coding sequence ATGAAACTATTCTTACGCACATGTTCCGGATTTTTGCTGGTAGGCATAGCTATTTGTGTCCTGACAAACCGGCAGGCAAACGCCCAGACTTTGGCCACAAGTGATCTTTTGATTCGCACAGACTCACACCAACAAAAAGCAGAGCTTTATCAGGCGCAGGCGCAGGAGCTTTCCCTCGTGCTTTCCAAACTTGCTGAAAGATTTGATACTGAGTTTAACTATGACAGTGAAACAGTAAGGAATAAGAAAGTAACCGAAAAAATAGCAAAGGCTATTGAGGAAAGAAAAGATCTGGAGAGCAGTTTACAATTTCTTCTTACTCCCCTGGGACTTGATTTCAGGAAATTTCAGGATGCTTCTTATGCCATCTATCCGCAGGAGAAAAGACAGAAAGTTCAAAAGATTGAGCAGAAACGTAGTAATCTAAACCTATCTGATCGGCAGACCTACGGCCAAGATAAGGAGCAGGCTGGCTTACTGGCGTTGGCCGGTAAGGCCCCTTCACCTGATCTTTATTCACAGGTTTTAGAGCAAAACATCGCTGGCACCGTAACAGATGGCGAAAATGGACAACCGCTTCCGGGTGTTAATGTACTGGCTAAGGGTACCACAGTGGGCACTGTAACTGACGTGGATGGAAACTATCGCCTTACAGTGAGTGATGATGTTAGCATACTGGTGTTCTCTTCTATAGGTTACGAGTCAGAAGAAGTTACTATCGGAGGGCGTAATACTATTAACCTCACTCTGATGCCCGATATTCAGTCACTATCCGAAGTTGTGGTCGTGGGCTATGGAACGCAAAAGAAAAGTGATCTTACAGGGGCTATTTCTTCTATTTCCAGTGAATCGCTGGCAGAAACCCCGGCAAGTAATGTGCTTGAGCAATCGCAAGGCAGATTAGCAGGGGTGGATATTGTGAAGTCAAACGGCTCTCCTGGCTCTGATGTACGGATCAGGGTGCGCGGCAACCGCTCTATAAACGCCAGCAATGAGCCTCTCTATGTCATTGATGGAATCCCTACTACCGCTGGCATCAATAATTTTAACCCAAACGATATCGCATCTATGGAGGTACTCAAGGATGCGAGTGCAGTGGCAATCTACGGTTCCAGAGGTGCCAATGGCGTAGTGCTGATTACAACAAAGAAGGGACAGGCCGGTAAAGCGGTAGTGAGCTATGACGGATACTATGGCGTGAAGCAGCCGATAGAAAACCTGAACCTGATGAATGCCCGGCAATTTACCGAGTACTCTCGGATATCGCGCGGCATAGATCCGAACGACGCCAGCCAGGACGGTACTTTTTTTAGTGATGTGGAAATTGAAAATTTACAAAATGGCGTAGACACAGATTGGTTAGGGTTGGTGCTCCAGGACGGCACCCAGCAGGACCATCAGGTATCAGTGAGTGGAGGAAGTGAAAATATTACTTATTATCTCTCAGGCTCATACTACGATGAAGAAGGCATTATACAGAACAGTGACTTTAACCGCTATGCCTTCCGGGCAAATATAGAGGCAAACCTTTCAGAAAAGCTGAAAATTGGGTTAAGCTCAACGGTAGCCAGAAACCTGAGGAACCAGATGTCAAGTGCACCATATAACGCTGCCCTGAGTTTTTCACCTTTGATTGAGCCTTATGGCGAAGATGGAGAATTTGACCCTTACCCCAATCCCAGAGAGGGTTTATTGGCACACCCGCTGTTGAATTATCAACCATTGCAGTATGTAGATGAAACCAAAAGTTATCGTGTCTTTGCCAATATCTATGCGGAATACGAAATTCTTGAGGGTTTATCTTACCGTTTGAACTACGGCCCTGATTATCGCTCTGAAAGAAGGGGGAGATATAATGGTTCGTTAGGCGGTAGTATCAATACAGCTTCTGTAAATAACGAAACTAATTTTGCTTATACACTGGAAAATATACTGAGCTATGATAAGCAGTTCGGTGAGCATGCACTTAATGTGGTAGGCCTTTTCAGTGTGCAGGAAAATGAATTTGAAACCTCGCAGGCCGCCGCACAGGACCTCCCTATAGAAAAATCAGAATTTCGTGATCTGGGAAGTGCTGCTACGATTACCGGAATAAATAGCTCATTAGGCAATTGGGGGCTTTTGTCCTACATGGGAAGGGTAAACTATAGGTTCAAAGACAAATACCTGTTTACCTTAACCGGTAGAGCGGATGGGTCTTCTCGGCTGGCAGAAGGTAACAAATGGGCTTTTTTTCCGGCAGTCTCCGCCGGCTGGATCATCAGCGAAGAAGACTTTCTTTCTGTTCCCTCTGTTTCATTTCTTAAGTTAAGGGCAGGCTATGGAGAAGTAGGAAATACATCCATAGACCCTTTTCAGACCCTGGGAGGCTTAGAACGTACAATCTATGCCTTTGGTGAAAATCAGGGCTTTGGCTATGGGCAGAATCTGATTTCTAATCCTGATCTTGGCTGGGAGATATCCAAAAAAAACACCACCAATTTGGGACTGGACTACGGCTTGCTGGAAGACAGGATTACCGGTTCAATAGAATATTATATTACAAATACAGAAAACCTCCTGCTGGAAAGGCTCATTCCCATTACTTCCGGCTTTTCTTCTATCCTCCAAAACATAGGAGCTACCCGCAACAGCGGTTGGGAGTTCAACCTGAATGCCAATGTGATCAATAGCAATAAAGGTTTCAGGTGGGATGTGAACCTAAATGCTTTTTCTAACAATGAAGAGATCGTTGAGCTGTTTGACGGACAAAATGACGATGTAGGAAACCGCTGGTTTATCGGTGAGCCTATTAATGTATTTTACAGCTTTAAGCAGAGCGGCATATGGCAAAGCGACGAAGCTGTAGAGGCAGAAGAGCAAGGGCAGTTTCCCGGCGATATCAAAATAGCGGATGTGAATGGCAGGGATGAAAACGGGGAACTCACCGATCAGCCGGACGGTACCATTAACGCGGATGACAGAACCATACTGGGCTCTGATGTGCCTGACTGGAGTGGGGGGATTACCAACCGCTTGAGCTACAAAGGCTTTGACCTCTCTTTTCTCATTTATGCCCGCCAGGGGCAGTGGCTCCGCAGTGACTACCATAACCTGGGAGGAAACAACTGGCAGGGAAGGTACAACAGCTTAAATCTGGATTACTGGACGGTGAATAACCCTACCAATGCATTTCCCTTACCTGATGCGGGTGAAGCTCCGCTCTATTCGGATGCAGTAAGGTATTTTGATGGGTCTTTTGTCAAAATCAAAAATATTACACTGGGCTATAATTTTCAGAACGAGCTTATCAGCCGCGTAGGTTTATCCTCTTTAAGACTTTATACTACTGTGAACAATGCGATAACGCTCTCAGAATATGACTGGGTGGACCCTGAAACTTCTAATGGTATAGTGGGCGCGGGCTCTCCCTTGACAACAGCGACCTATATTTTTGGCATTAACCTT